The following proteins are encoded in a genomic region of Xenopus laevis strain J_2021 chromosome 3L, Xenopus_laevis_v10.1, whole genome shotgun sequence:
- the LOC108710677 gene encoding olfactory receptor 11L1, whose translation MSMKNQTLVSEIVLLGFQNLHNFKIPLFSLFLLIYIMIICENVLIIVLVSSSRNLQSPMYFFLQQLSACDFLESTIIVPILLQTIINVGATMYFVDCLVQFYFFSLTEAFECFLLVVMSYDRYVAICIPLRYSSIMSHRVCVTLIFVSWLLSLIGVLIIAKIMATLQFCDQNTINHFFCDFFPIVELSCSDTYLVHINIMLQSIPVIFIPFILITVSYICIAHAILKIVSNTGRQKAFSTCSSHLAVVSIFYGALIAIYVVPPRKELQTISKVLSLLYTVVTPLVNPLIYSLRSKDIRDVLQRVLNRLHQAPRGQIY comes from the coding sequence ATGTCCATGAAGAACCAAACATTGGTCAGTGAGATTGTTCTCTTGGGATTTCAGAATCTCCATAACTTCaagattcccctgttctctctgttcCTTCTGATTTACATTATGATAATTTGTGAGAATGTTCTCATCATAGTGTTGGTGTCATCCAGCCGGAACCTCcagtcccccatgtacttctttctccaGCAATTGTCTGCATGTGACTTTCTAGAGTCAACAATTATTGTCCCCATCCTGCTCCAAACTATAATAAATGTAGGAGCCACAATGTACTTTGTTGACTGTCtggtccaattttattttttttctctgacagAAGCCTTTGAGTGTTTTCTTCTAGTagtaatgtcctatgacagatatgtggCCATCTGTATCCCACTGCGTTACTCTTCTATAATGTCCCACAGGGTTTGTGTTACATTAATATTTGTTTCATGGTTGCTTAGTCTCATTGGAGTACTCATTATTGCCAAAATTATGGCTACCTTACAGTTCTGTGACCAAAACACtattaaccatttcttctgtgatttctTTCCTATAGTAGAGCTTTCTTGCTCAGACACTTACCTGGTGCATATAAATATTATGTTACAGTCTATCCCTGTGATTTTCATCCCCTTTATACTGATCACTGTATCATATATCTGTATTGCCCATGCAATCCTAAAGATAGTGTCCAATaccgggagacaaaaagccttctccacctgcagctcccacttggctgtggtctccatattttatggggCTCTAATTGCTATTTATGTGGTCCCCCCCAGAAAAGAATTGCAGACCATAAGCAAAGTTCTGTCTCTGTTATACACAGTAGTGACCCCATTGGTTAACCCACTTATTTACAGCCTTAGAAGTAAAGATATCAGAGATGTCCTTCAAAGAGTATTAAATAGATTACATCAAGCAcctagagggcagatttattaa
- the LOC108710676 gene encoding olfactory receptor 11L1, with protein sequence MSMKNQTLVSEIVLLGFQNLHNFKIPLFSLFLLIYIMIICENVLIIVLVSSSRNLQSPMYFFLQQLSACDVLESTIIVPILLQTVINEGATLYFVDCLVQFYFFSLTEAFEIFLLAVMSYDRYVAICNPLRYSSIMSHRVCVTLIFVSWLLSLIAVLIIANIMATLQFCDQNTINHFFCDFFPIVELSCSDTYLVHINIMLQSVPVIFIPFILITISYICIAHAILKIVSNTGRQKAFSTCSSHLAVVSIFYGALTAVYVVPPKKESQTISKVLSLLYTVVTPLVNPLIYSLRSKDIRDVLQRILNRLPQAPRGQIY encoded by the coding sequence ATGTCCATGAAGAACCAAACATTGGTCAGTGAGATTGTTCTCTTGGGATTTCAGAATCTCCATAACTTCAAGATTCCGCTGTTCTCTCTGTTCCTTCTGATTTACATTATGATAATTTGTGAGAATGTTCTCATCATAGTGTTGGTGTCCTCCAGCCGGAACCTCcagtcccccatgtacttctttctccaGCAATTGTCTGCATGTGATGTTCTAGAGTCAACAATTATTGTCCCCATCCTGCTccaaactgtaataaatgaaggAGCCACATTATACTTTGTTGACTGTCtggtccaattttattttttttctctgacagAAGCCTTTGAAATTTTCCTTCTAGCagtaatgtcctatgacagatatgtggCCATCTGTAACCCACTGCGTTACTCTTCTATAATGTCCCACAGGGTTTGTGTTACATTAATATTTGTTTCATGGTTGCTTAGCCTCATTGCTGTACTCATTATTGCCAATATTATGGCTACCTTACAGTTCTGTGACCAAAACACtattaaccatttcttctgtgatttctTTCCTATAGTAGAGCTTTCTTGCTCAGACACTTACCTGgtgcatataaatataatgttacagTCTGTCCCTGTGATTTTCATCCCCTTTATACTGATCACtatatcctatatctgtattgcccatgcaatcctaaagatagtgtccaatactgggagacaaaaagccttctccacctgcagctcccacttggctgtggtctccatattttatggggCTCTAACTGCTGTTTATGTGGTCCCCCCCAAAAAAGAATCCCAGACCATAAGCAAAGTTCTATCTCTGTTATACACAGTAGTGACCCCATTGGTCAACCCACTTATTTACAGCCTTAGAAGTAAAGATATCAGAGATGTCCTTCAAAGAATATTAAATAGATTACCTCAAGCAcctagagggcagatttattaa